A genomic stretch from Telopea speciosissima isolate NSW1024214 ecotype Mountain lineage chromosome 7, Tspe_v1, whole genome shotgun sequence includes:
- the LOC122668299 gene encoding uncharacterized protein LOC122668299, translated as MLSFCVIKLLYLVSRDARTHLCVLENPFLKSFSNISESGIQPSQIVDYLINSCGLSSETAVSAAKKIHRSFLNTEKSDSVLKFFRSIGFSRTHIMKLVSLRPRLLLSSVDKTLKPKLKPFQDLGLSGSELAEVIASNPGILTRGLRTQILPSLEVITSYVGTGENMSKTLKRSRWLANPGGRLLPNIDFLRNQNVPDSRIAYLMMNQPGNLAMKPDYMKKVVETLKGLGFKPESKLFTVGIHTLVSMSKSTWQTKIKLLKDLGWSEEQIFAAFRRFPVFMTCSMKKMRLGMDFYANALNWDASNVSKHPKLLMFSFKERIIPRFEVWKMLMSKELVSKEQPTLVTAWSMSEKNFLQKYVEKYKDIVPDLMKVYKMRN; from the coding sequence ATGCTTTCTTTTTGTGTTATAAAGCTTCTTTATTTAGTCAGTAGAGATGCAAGGACGCATCTATGTGTCCTTGAAAACCCATTCCTCAAATCCTTTTCTAACATCTCAGAATCCGGAATCCAACCATCTCAGATCGTAGATTACCTAATAAACTCATGTGGGTTATCCTCAGAAACTGCTGTTTCTGCAGCCAAGAAAATTCATCGCAGTTTCCTCAACACAGAGAAATCGGATTCTGTGCTCAAGTTCTTTAGAAGCATTGGTTTTTCAAGAACCCACATCATGAAGCTCGTCTCCTTGAGGCCCCGACTGTTATTGTCTTCTGTGGATAAAACCCTCAAGCCCAAGTTAAAGCCATTCCAAGATTTGGGTCTATCGGGTTCGGAACTCGCAGAAGTGATTGCTTCAAATCCAGGTATCCTAACTAGAGGCCTAAGAACCCAGATACTTCCCAGCCTTGAGGTCATTACAAGCTATGTTGGGACGGGTGAGAATATGTCGAAAACATTGAAGCGCTCAAGATGGCTAGCCAATCCTGGGGGAAGACTGCTGCCCAACATTGATTTCCTGAGGAATCAAAATGTGCCCGACTCAAGAATTGCTTACCTGATGATGAATCAGCCAGGGAATTTGGCGATGAAGCCCGATTACATGAAAAAAGTAGTTGAGACCCTCAAGGGGTTGGGCTTCAAACCTGAGTCAAAATTGTTTACTGTTGGAATTCATACCTTGGTTTCGATGAGCAAATCTACTTGGCAGACAAAAATTAAGTTATTGAAGGATTTGGGCTGGTCTGAAGAGCAAATTTTTGCTGCTTTTAGGAGATTCCCTGTTTTCATGACATGCtcaatgaagaagatgaggctAGGAATGGACTTCTATGCAAATGCGCTCAATTGGGATGCTTCAAATGTTTCAAAACATCCAAAGCTTCTAATGTTCAGCTTTAAAGAAAGGATTATTCCTAGATTTGAGGTATGGAAGATGTTGATGTCAAAAGAGTTGGTTTCAAAAGAGCAGCCAACTCTGGTTACTGCATGGAGTATGTCTGAGAAAAATTTCTTGCAGAAGTATGTGGAGAAGTATAAGGACATAGTTCCTGATTTAATGAAGGTGTACAAGATGCGAAATTGA
- the LOC122668925 gene encoding vacuolar protein sorting-associated protein 60.2, whose amino-acid sequence MKKIFGVKKDKEPPPSIQDASDRINKRGETVDEKIKRLDAELTRYREQIKKTRPGPAQEAVKARAMRVLKQKRMYEGQRDMLYNQTFNLDQVAFAAEGLKDAQQTMTALKSANKELKGMMKTVKIQDIDNMQDEMMDLMDVSTEIQESLGRSYNVPDDIDEEELMGELDALEADMGMETESDGVPAYLQPDREPDVESELNLPSAPSGHAAVPPGRHNAQAEDEHGLPAVPRASLRG is encoded by the exons atgaagaagattttcGGTGTGAAGAAAGACAAAGAGCCCCCTCCCTCCATTCAAGATGCCTCCGATAGG ATCAATAAAAGAGGTGAAACCGTTGATGAGAAGATCAAAAGGCTTGATGCTGAGCTTACTAGATACAGAGAACAGATCAAGAAAACGCGGCCTGGTCCTGCTCAGGAAGCTGTCAAAGCTCGGGCTATGAGGGTTCTCAAGCAAAAGCGAAT GTATGAAGGACAACGTGATATGCTCTACAACCAGACCTTCAATCTTGACCAGGTTGCCTTTGCTGCTGAAGGACTTAAAGATGCTCAACAAACT ATGACAGCTCTAAAATCTGCAAACAAGGAGTTGAAAGGAATGATGAAGACTGTGAAGATTCAAGACATAGAT AACATGCAAGATGAGATGATGGACCTGATGGATGTGAGCACAGAAATTCAAGAATCTCTTGGTAGAAGCTATAATGTGCCTGATGACATAGATGAGGAAGAACTCATGGGTG AGCTTGATGCCTTGGAAGCTGACATGGGAATGGAGACAGAATCTGATGGGGTGCCCGCTTATCTTCAACCTGATAGGGAACCGGATGTGGAATCAGAACTAAACTTACCTTCAGCTCCATCAGGGCATGCAGCCGTGCCACCAGGCAGGCATAATGCCCAG GCTGAAGACGAACATGGTTTACCTGCTGTACCTCGAGCATCCCTCCGTGGTTAG
- the LOC122667230 gene encoding peptidyl-prolyl cis-trans isomerase-like has product MANPRVFFDTSVGGAPASRIVMELYADVTPHTTENFRALCTREKGSGRSGKALHFKGSSFHRVIPGFMCQGGDFTAGNGTGGESIYGSKFADENFVKKHTGAGILSMANAGPNTNGSQFFICITKTEWLDGKHVVFGQVVEGMDVVKAIDKVGSASGRTSKPVMIVDCKKYRASLFSCSTTEYREHSHQKCLFQIRFCQGF; this is encoded by the coding sequence ATGGCTAACCCTAGGGTCTTCTTCGACACATCGGTCGGCGGTGCTCCCGCTAGTAGAATCGTCATGGAGCTCTACGCCGATGTCACCCCTCACACTACGGAGAACTTCCGTGCTCTTTGCACCAGAGAGAAGGGATCTGGCCGGAGCGGCAAGGCCCTGCACTTCAAGGGATCGTCCTTCCACCGTGTGATCCCAGGATTCATGTGTCAGGGTGGTGATTTCACCGCCGGAAATGGTACCGGTGGCGAGTCGATCTACGGATCCAAGTTCGCCGACGAGAACTTCGTCAAGAAACACACTGGAGCTGGCATTCTGTCCATGGCTAACGCTGGACCTAACACTAACGGATCTCAGTTCTTTATTTGCATTACGAAGACCGAGTGGCTCGATGGAAAGCACGTGGTTTTCGGACAGGTGGTTGAAGGGATGGACGTGGTGAAGGCAATCGACAAGGTTGGTTCTGCTAGTGGAAGGACATCCAAGCCAGTTATGATCGTTGATTGCAAAAAGTACAGAGCGTCCCTCTTCAGTTGCAGCACTACAGAGTACAGAGAACACAGTCATCAGAAATGCTTATTCCAAATACGATTTTGTCAAGGATTTTAA